The Cryptococcus gattii WM276 chromosome F, complete sequence genome segment ACCCTTGGATCCTGCTCCAATGATAGGGCCATATCTGGgcccttcctcctccatgtcctcatcttcgtcatcatcGCTCTCCTCACTGCTTTCAGTCTCAATCTCACTTTCTTCATCCATgtcctcatcctcttccctaccatctccaccatcatcatcaacatcGGGATCGCCTACAGTCAGCCTCTCTGGCAGAGACGCCAACGAAAAGCCAGCGAGGACACCATCTTCTGACCCAGTATAAAGAGCTTCATTTGCAAGATCATGATACATGGCCCGCACGACATCTTTGTGGCCTCTATTGGCACCCGGTCcagaaagaaagaaagcGGATGGCTTGTAAGAAGATGTCGATGCAGAATGATGTTGGAGGATCATATCGCCCCTTTATTGACGCATTGTCAGTTTTTTGGCCCCACCAATTGCACCaaaaaataataatacaCATACTCATTAGTGCCAACAGTGGTCATGGGTGCCCCATCGCTGCTTATACCGAGAGTAGGTACGACGTTGATGAGATAGTCGGACTTGTATGTCGTCTTGGACTTGAACTCGTCAAGAGCCGTCTGTGTAATGTTGGGTCCAGTTTTGGGAGGTGTGAACGTCTTGAACTTGAACTCCGAAGAGGGGTACTGCTTGTGGTCTTGCAGCTGTCCCAACAGTATTTAATTAGTCACAATGTTCTTGCACGAGGGGAATATCGAGCACGGAAAAAATCTAAAATTTACTAACCTCGATCTCTCCAATGTTCCCCCTTCCAACGCCCCAGAGGCACATTTCGTCCATATCACTCCTTGCCCACACGCCCATTTTTCCCTTGTGCATATAACCGCCTGCATCGGCAATACTTTGCCCCCAGTTCTCCTCCGCTACCAGcgcttcctcctcatcgCTCTCCTTCATGTCAGAAAGGGCTATAAGACCATCTGTGGACGCTGAGAGCAACAAAGTACTCGGTGTCTTGATTTCAGGGTTGTGGGAAGCGGGCAAaaaagtggaggatgagcggagaagggagaggtGGGTGATATCGTCTGAATGGGTAGACGAATGGGTGTAGAGAGGGGCGGAAGAGTTACGGGGGTCCCAAAAGAGAATATGAGCCTCGGAAGAGACAAGCTCTGTACCGCCAATGACGAGGCTGTCATGGGCAGAGATGGTGAGCGCAGTAACCGGAAGGGGTTTTCGGATGAATGCTAAAGTAACAGTTGCGTTAATTTTGTGAACATTGAGAGACGGCGAGAATGCGCGCCGAGTTGACCATGTTATTGACAAACCTTTGATGGCCGTGGCCTTTTGCCTGCTCCTCTCGTCCCACCGGACGATACTTCCATCTACTGCTGCACTCCATAGCTCTCCTCCATCGCACGAGACAGAGCTGATGTGTCCCCCATGAGCGCCTTGGAGAGTTGCGACCGGCTGAAGGGTCTGGTTGTCTGCGACCGTGAGGGATTTGGAGGGATGGCGGAGGACGAGGTGCGGCGTGGTGGGGGATGGGGTGATGCCGAGGATGTAGGGGGCATCTGGGAGCGGGGCTGAGAGTGTGGCGTACGCGATCAGCGGTGGGGCAGGCATTATTCCAACTTCTGGCGCACAGAAAAAGTGGATAGATGAATGATGAAATTTCAACAATTGTTGTTCAATGCTCGATTCTCTCGTTCCTGACTTTTTTTCCAGGCAATGATCTTCGGGATCTGGCAAGAAGTGATGATGAAATTGGACGATGCAACGAGAAGGATAGTCTATGAGCAACGTGTACTATAAAAGCAAAAGTATGATATCTATGCATGACCACAGCGCCATGCTCTCTCTCCAGAGCCGTTCCCCTCTAGATGATCCTCCCTTTTGCACAATGTGTATACAGCGTGGATCATCATCACTCATCGTCCTTCTCGTCCCCTGCATTTCAAATGCAGCAGCTTACGGCCTACCACCAGCGGCCCGTGCTTGCCTAGCCTTCTCCATCCTTGCCTGGTTAGTCTTAGCCACAGCATAAACCACACCAGCTACACCACCGACAGCGATAGCAGAAACGTTGCCAAAGTTGGCAGGGTCGCCAAAGAACAAGATACCACTAGCGGCGACAGGCAACTTGTTCAAAGCTCCGACCATACTGTACGTTGTGGAACCAGTGATACGGACACACCAGGCGGTCGAATATGAAATGAAGACGGCGGCGGCGCCGGAAAAGGCCATGGCAGACAAAAGGAGCACGCGGTTAGAGGCAGGGAAGTTGAGGGCAAGAGATTCAGAACCCCAGTCTTCAATGACAAGAGAGAAGACGACGAGGATAGGGATGGAGAGAAGGTTGTTGTAATACATAGAGTCCCAGTCTTTGAAGCCAGTGATCTTGATTCGCTTTCGCATGAACAACACCTGTTGGATTGTAAAGTATATATTGTCAGATATGTTTTATCATGACAAACCAATGTACGTACATAGGCAGCAGAAACGATACAGTTGAGTGCCATCCAGACATAACCAGCATTAAGGCCGCCAATAGTAGATACGGGGCCAGCAGCAATCTCGACACCTGTAGTAGGGTCAAGCTCGGGCTCCTTGTTCCATACAGACGTGATATCGGACCAGGCGGCGATCACGGAAGATCCAACCTGGGAGTTGTCAGCTACATGGCTAGCTCTTGCTGAAGTACTCACCATAAGAGCGAACGAGCAGAGAGTGAGACCTGTGACGGAACCGTTGAACATGAACACTTCTCCGTAGGCCTGTAAAGAGATTAGCTTTTGCGCCTTGAATGTCAATGATGATACCAACAATAAGAATAATGGTCAAGTTCTTGAAGATGCTACAAATGAAGTCAGTCCGGTCCAAAGTTTCAAAATGGTCAGTCATCTTACGTGTAGACGGGGATAGACAAGAATTGCTAGGATTCTTTATTAGCATCGACTGCGACTCACTTCCCTCAACTAAACTTACCAAAGCCTTTGAACCAGTGTAGATGACAGCCACCAACAATGTAGAAATAGGCCACCAGGCCTTGGCATCATTCTTATCAAAGTCACGGACTAGACGCAGCCTATCAGCCCGACTCCCTTTACATACAGCACACCGATGGACATACAAGTGATGAAACCCAGCTTCTTCACGGAAGTGACGGCCAAGACACAGACACTCGATTGAATAGCCAACAACAAGAAGGTCATGGTAAAGTTGGCGCCGGACACGACGTACTGCGCATGTAATGATCAGCACTGGAACGCGTCGCGCAGCCCGCAGCACGCAGTACTGAGAAAACGATTCACCTTGTTGACGACCGTCATCATGATACTGGCGGCACAGTATGAGAGAATGGGAAGGACTATGGCGCGTGGTCAGCTCATGATCCATCTTGAGCTCCACGCCCAAACGTGGCAGAGACGCGTTCCCACGTTCGACCGCCAatccctcttctccagTGGTCGAGTCCAGCACAGTCTCtcccaccaccaccaccactCGACCCGTGCACAGCCAGTCAGAGGCCCAACTCACCCTGCTCCTGTCCCGACGGCGTGGcgtccttcttctcccgCTCCTCCCTgtctctcctctctctGTCCACCCGCTGGTCCATGTCCCGCAGGAGGGTGGAAGACGCCTCGTCCTTGCCGTAGCCGAGGGCGGAGGGGGAGGCTGGGCGAGAGATGTTGGGTGTGGGCACGAAGGGCTTGGACATTGTGCCAGGATTGCGTTTTCCTGTTGGGAGAAAAGTTGAGATGCaagaggaaatggaggGGGACTTCAATGTGGCGGGGCGTTGATCAGGGGTCCAGCCCAGATTACCTTTTTTGCGTTTTCGGCCCCAATCTCCTTGGCTTCAGTCTAGTGATTGGGCATTTCAGTCCATATCTGCGATTTCTGGGCCATTATGTGGCGTCTTTTTGGGCAAATCCAGACCTGGCCGTCTTCTGCCGCGTTTCATCTTATTTTTAGATCCGCTTTCCAACCGCCGGCCCAAGACTGGACCGTACTATCAGATGAATGCTCAATCCAATGTCCATAGTAGCTATGTACAACATCATTTTTTTATGCAATTAGTCCACATCCCAGCATCCCCGACGAACCCAACCGCCACCTCGATTTACTGCGAAGGCTTTTCTCCAGCTACTCTGTCAAAACTTTCTCGATCAACCGATTGATAGTCTCCCTCCGCTCAGTCAGCTCAACACCATACTCCTTTTCTAACTCTTttctcaatctcttcttcgtcaaTTTGTCGAGCTCTGCACTCGCACATATCCTCCGAATCGAGCTCTCCAGCTGGCCATCTGTTATCGCTTGCGCACCCAGGTAATCGACTGCGGGAGCGGTGAAAGAGTCTGAAGAAGGGTCGGGCAGATTGAGTGCATAGGAGCTTTGGGGTCGTGCAGGAGGTTGATATAGCCGGTGGAAGGATGAAGTATCGTCCAACGAGGGACGGTTTGCCATATCCATACGACTAGACCTGAAATCCGCTATACTTCCACCATATGGCCCTTGATAGGGACTATGGTACGGGCTTTGGTAAGGGCTTTGGCGGAACTGGCTCATCTGATAGTGCGAACTGACAGGAGATGTACTCCGTGTCTGCATAGGGTGAGTTGGTTGATCATAACCATAGCCGCTGTAGCTATACGTAGACTGGGTGCGCGGATAGTCATACGAATATTCAGCCTTTGGGGGCATGTACGATCCAGAGCGAACAGATTCTTGGTCCCAGAGTTCATTCCTTTACCGGGTCAGCAACTACTGTCTATTCTTGTACCGGATGATATTGCAACTCACTCATATTCTTCCCAGCTTCTCAATGGAATTGACGAAGGGTCGA includes the following:
- a CDS encoding Golgi GDP-mannose transporter, putative; Vrg4p (Similar to TIGR gene model, INSD accession AAW44189.1), with amino-acid sequence MSKPFVPTPNISRPASPSALGYGKDEASSTLLRDMDQRVDRERRDREEREKKDATPSGQEQVLPILSYCAASIMMTVVNKYVVSGANFTMTFLLLAIQSSVCVLAVTSVKKLGFITFRDFDKNDAKAWWPISTLLVAVIYTGSKALQFLSIPVYTIFKNLTIILIAYGEVFMFNGSVTGLTLCSFALMVGSSVIAAWSDITSVWNKEPELDPTTGVEIAAGPVSTIGGLNAGYVWMALNCIVSAAYVLFMRKRIKITGFKDWDSMYYNNLLSIPILVVFSLVIEDWGSESLALNFPASNRVLLLSAMAFSGAAAVFISYSTAWCVRITGSTTYSMVGALNKLPVAASGILFFGDPANFGNVSAIAVGGVAGVVYAVAKTNQARMEKARQARAAGGRP
- a CDS encoding uncharacterized protein (Similar to TIGR gene model, INSD accession AAW44191.1), with translation MPAPPLIAYATLSAPLPDAPYILGITPSPTTPHLVLRHPSKSLTVADNQTLQPVATLQGAHGGHISSVSCDGGELWSAAVDGSIVRWDERSRQKATAIKAFIRKPLPVTALTISAHDSLVIGGTELVSSEAHILFWDPRNSSAPLYTHSSTHSDDITHLSLLRSSSTFLPASHNPEIKTPSTLLLSASTDGLIALSDMKESDEEEALVAEENWGQSIADAGGYMHKGKMGVWARSDMDEMCLWGVGRGNIGEIELQDHKQYPSSEFKFKTFTPPKTGPNITQTALDEFKSKTTYKSDYLINVVPTLGISSDGAPMTTVGTNEGDMILQHHSASTSSYKPSAFFLSGPGANRGHKDVVRAMYHDLANEALYTGSEDGVLAGFSLASLPERLTVGDPDVDDDGGDGREEDEDMDEESEIETESSEESDDDEDEDMEEEGPRYGPIIGAGSKGRPGADKKEDRRKKRYEPY